One Panicum virgatum strain AP13 chromosome 9K, P.virgatum_v5, whole genome shotgun sequence genomic region harbors:
- the LOC120651256 gene encoding uncharacterized protein LOC120651256 isoform X1, producing MGNCQTAEVAAVVIQHPAGGDDGVGRVKVEHAHGTLSAAAVMAANPGHYVAAIIPTDAAAAAKKRRLKLLRPDDTLALGGVYRLVSFEEVLREFVSKRHATLSHMVVVATAATDDDRRPESDRSLADKQQEATSGPLDPTAKGHRPSDPEPNSGAALVMLGGRLGLARHGQWRPALPSIAEGSAAEESPLLSV from the exons ATGGGCAATTGCCAGACGGCCGAGGTGGCGGCCGTGGTCATCCAGCACCCAGCCGGAGGCGACGACGGGGTTGGCCGCGTCAAGGTCGAGCACGCGCACGGCACCCTCTCGGCGGCCGCCGTCATGGCCGCGAACCCCGGCCACTACGTCGCGGCGATCATCCCCActgacgccgcggcggcggcgaagaagcGGCGTCTGAAGCTGCTCCGGCCCGACGATACGCTCGCGCTCGGCGGCGTCTACCGCCTCGTCAGCTTCgaag AGGTGCTGAGGGAATTCGTGTCCAAACGGCACGCCACGCTGAGCCACATGGTCGTCGTCGCCACCGCTGCTACCGATGACGATCGCCGGCCGGAGTCGGACCGCTCGCTTGCTGACAAGCAGCAG GAGGCCACTTCAGGTCCACTCGACCCGACGGCGAAGGGCCACCGTCCGTCGGATCCAGAGCCAAACTCGGGCGCTGCGCTCGTCATGCTCGGCGGCCGGTTGGGCCTCGCTCGGCACGGGCAGTGGAGGCCCGCCCTGCCCAGCATTGCGGAAGGGAGCGCTGCGGAAGAGAGCCCTTTGCTTAGTGTTTGA
- the LOC120651256 gene encoding uncharacterized protein LOC120651256 isoform X2, whose amino-acid sequence MGNCQTAEVAAVVIQHPAGGDDGVGRVKVEHAHGTLSAAAVMAANPGHYVAAIIPTDAAAAAKKRRLKLLRPDDTLALGGVYRLVSFEEVLREFVSKRHATLSHMVVVATAATDDDRRPESDRSLADKQQICCCAHGWTLPAAAEPK is encoded by the exons ATGGGCAATTGCCAGACGGCCGAGGTGGCGGCCGTGGTCATCCAGCACCCAGCCGGAGGCGACGACGGGGTTGGCCGCGTCAAGGTCGAGCACGCGCACGGCACCCTCTCGGCGGCCGCCGTCATGGCCGCGAACCCCGGCCACTACGTCGCGGCGATCATCCCCActgacgccgcggcggcggcgaagaagcGGCGTCTGAAGCTGCTCCGGCCCGACGATACGCTCGCGCTCGGCGGCGTCTACCGCCTCGTCAGCTTCgaag AGGTGCTGAGGGAATTCGTGTCCAAACGGCACGCCACGCTGAGCCACATGGTCGTCGTCGCCACCGCTGCTACCGATGACGATCGCCGGCCGGAGTCGGACCGCTCGCTTGCTGACAAGCAGCAG ataTGTTGCTGTGCTCATGGATGGACACTGCCAGCTGCGGCCGAACCAAAATAG